TTAGCTCTGCTCTTTTTAAAATCTGTTGGTGACTATAATATCAGATATTTTAGTGGGAACAGTAAAATTTATGGGCCGGCTTCCTTTTCTTATATTGATGATGCCAGCAGTTTGTTTGTGCCATTGGTATTATCTCTAATTCAGACATGCCATATGATGTGAACAGAATATATTCTACAGGAATTATCTATAGTTGTAGTCCATTCTTGTACTAGCATGGTAACAAATATAGTTTTTCGATCTGAAATCATAAGTGAAATTGGGTTTGAATTTATCAAATTTATGTTTTTCCGGTCGTTCATGATTTTTCACTTGTCTTTGTTTTGTTGAAAGTTATTTTTTCGTACTACATCTTTTCGTGTTATGAAGAAATGAAGGACATTAAATCTGTGTGTAACTCAAATGCCTTTATTTTCTTCACAAAGAAAGGTGTATATATTATAATTGGAACAAAAATAGCCCCACTATATTTGGAACATCACAAAAGCCTCGCCTAGAGATCTCCATTTCTGCTTGTTTCATGCACAGAAGGGTTGCAGTTATAAAATATTGTAGTGAACAGGAAATATTATCTCATCAccctttactttttttttttccaaatattgCCCCATTTAGATGAGAAATCGAGTTCTGCACAATAACCGTGCTAGATGGAGGACTATCAATGTGATAAGGCTCTTGGAGAACTACAAGAAAAAGTGCCACTCCTATAAAAGACGATGTGATTCTTCCAATAAAATAATATTGTTGAAGAATGTATCACATAAGAATATGTCACAGCTCTTTGCATGTACTTTGTCAATTTATCAATTGATATATCCATTTTTTAACATGGAGAATACATACATATGATCGAGTAAGGAATCCCTGATTGGATGATGTATATATTAGAAACTATCTTTCTTTCAGTGAATATAGCCCTTTTTTATCCGTAAAATTTATCCTttgcataaaaaagaaaaaaaaatcaaatgtgcAGAACTGAACTTTAGAATCTCAATTTGCTAATGCTGAATTGcactttttatgatttttctgtcCTCACTGTGACAAAATGATGTTACTGGTCACTTGCCTGTTGTCTGAATTTTTATAATTTGTCAGATAAGTTGACACCAGCTGCTTTTGAGAAGCACTCTGGGAGGGAGACTGCGAGGAAATGGAAAAGCAATGTATGGGTCATAGTCAAAGGAGACAAGGTTCCACTCTCAAAGACTGTTCTACTTAAATATTACAACCAGGTATCAAAAGCTGCTAATGGCTCTCATAAGGGCCCTAATGGAAGACCATGTCACCGTGATGAATTTGTCCACTGTAAAAGATGCAACAAAGAGCGTAGGTTTCGCTTGCGCACTAAAGAGGAATGCCGCAAGTATCATGATGCTGTGAGAAATCCAAATTGGAAATGTTCTGATTCGACATTTGAAAGGTAAGAGTTGGACTTTGGTTTTATTTGATTACTATATGTCTTTTGCCTTTGATTTATTGTTCTTTCTAAGGTGATAATACTGGAAGAATCAATTGAACTAGTCAAACCTAGTAAGCTTCCGAATGTTAAGTAGAGTATATATAAAACAAATTTCATAGTACTTGGCCTGTTCATCATGTAAATATGGCAGGCATTATAGACATTCTGCTGGATATCAATGTAGCTGCTTTTGCATATGCAACCATATTGCACATATGAATTTATATCTTTCAATTAAGTGATCTGAAtcttcctttggtttcattatttctatatatatttttagtcTCTTTTGAAAATTCATAATAACAATAAGACTGTGATCTCTATTCTTTAGATGACCTTAGTTTGACTAATTCTTTGGATCCAATGAACAAATTCTCTAAATAGAATTTattctaaatattattaatattttctgaagatACAGAGTGACAAGACTACACTGGTCTCCATTCTCTATGTTAGTTCTTTCTTCACTAATTTTATTTGTAAGTTCTTTTGCTCTATAAAAATTTTATTAGAGAGGCAGAGTAGTGGGATATCAGAGGACAACACTAAGGTATGCCATTGACAAAACCCTACTTTTATTTGATGTATTAGAGAATTCCTGGAAGTAATTCAGAATCTATTTGGTGGAAGTGACCTAGTTTTCTTATAGTATATGTTTGGAAAATTGATTGGCTATTGGATTTATACCGTACATGAAGTGTTCTAAAGGTTTCTTGTGATGGGATTTTGAGAGGTGGCCAATTGTAAGCCCTTCAGGCATGCTTGAGAAGTtaacttatttttttattcaataaATTTAGATTACCTTAGAGTAATTagtttttttccctcttttcttcaaacTTGGGAGAGTAATATTCAGTAATTTGGTATTAGAGTGAGATAATCTTCCGTGATAACTTTTGCATTGATCTACAACATCTACAATGTATCAATGTCTCTTATCTATCTTCATTGCGAAGATGAATTTGCCTTACACATGGACAGGGAGTTCTTGTGGAATGATGGGACATTGAACCACCTTCATGAGGTTCCCACCttagtatttttaattttatctaTTTGTGGATTATTTTCTTTGTTATATTGTTGTTGTGAGAAAATGCCTCTAAAGATCAATTATAAGTTTTTTTGGTGCCTAAGAATCATAATATGGATATAGTATGTTATATAAGTTGTTTAGATATTAGGAATTATTTTGGAGAATATGAGAGAGATATCATTATATAGGATCATAGGGGTGGGGAGATTACCAAGGCTAATTAGTTCTAAATGTGTGAGTGTTTGTAATCCATTCAGCCATGTTTGAGAACTTGATTGGTGTTGTTATGCAATAAAAATAGATTAATTTGAAGTGATCAGTCTCTTTCTTTCCTCTTGTATTATCTCGAGAGACCATTTCTCTAATTAGAGAGAATCATGATAGGAAGGTGTTAGCACAGAATTTGGTTCTTTGATCTAGATGCATATTCTGAGCCAACCGAGGTGCCTTCCACATCTGTCACAGTTCGATCTCGATTGACACCACACTTGTCTAACCCTGAGGGTTCTGAACCCTACCGATCCGAAAAGATTGAACCTTGCCGACTCTGAAGAGGTCGAACCCTATAGAACTGTGTCGAGAGCGTTCTTGACAAATGCCCCTTCGATGCTTAAATTAGTCTTGGGTTTGAAGGAGTCGGCCAATGACTTGAATAGCATTGGGTAAAGTGCCTGGGAACATACCTCAAGAGCCCTTTTATAGTGGGCTCTATGGACCATTACTCACCTGATCGACGTCAATTACGAGGGGCAGTTGCTAAGGTGTCGGTCATGTGTCAACCACTCAGGCATGTGCTGACCACCTGTGCTGTCGAGGTATTGTCCACATGACATCGATATGTCATTCATCTGGCGTTGATGTGTTGTTGTCCACATGACGCTGAGGTAGCATCCACATAGCGTTGATGTGTTAGTCATACGATGCTGAGATGGCAGCCATGCGATGCTGATGTGGCAGTCACGTGACACTAAGGTGATGTCCATGTCATTTTACCCATAACAGAAGGTTAGATCCTATCATATGAAATCAAAGTTAGATTTCTTTCTCAGCAATTTTCTACAATGGCCTACACCAACATCTATGGCACCCATGAAAATTTGTGGTGACTAACAATTTCTTATTCAGCTCCCATACAATTGATTGACATAACCTACCGGCTACCTGTATGACTGGTAATGTATCTTATAGTTGGGTATCATGATAAAGTCCTTGATACATGCTCAAGGGTCGATACTAattttattcatcatgtagtaAATTTGGCTTAGTTAAATAATCAGCATCTATTGTCTCTCTTGTTCTACCttggaagacattttttccaTATCAAATTGGAGAAAACCTAGATAAGAAGGGGTCATATGTTATCACAATTTACTTAACAATAATTATGATTCTTAAATtgcttcaaagttcaaactagatatcgatttttcttttttgtcagaTTTGGATAACAGTTATAACTTTTTAACATTGAACATGATATTATCAAAGACTTGACTTATACCTATTAAACTAACCATTTATTCTATGAATTTTTGCAACAGAAACCAAAATGTATTTTGCTTTCTTGCCTAGTCTTTTGGTGTTCGGACTGCCACAAGCAGTTCCTACTTTTCATGTTGTTCTGCTACCTTTTATTTGATAACCAATGTACAGTTTGAAAAAAGAAATGATTTCCTAAAGGACCAAATGATGACTAAAGCATTTTCATGTATCACCATTGATTCCATGGCCAGCAACAAGCAATATGTAAGCCCCTTCTTTATTTGTTTCCTGTTTCTgtctctatttttttatttgacctCTTTTTGCTACTAGCATGCTCATGTCAAACTTGTCAGCATGGCATCAGATGGCAAGTGTTATGTCAGGCATGGTTTGCCTTAACAGTCTGTACCGGTGTATTGACTAGTTGTCGGTATGGTATGTATTGAGTCATACCGagtgtaccgacacatggtacaatGGGGCATATCGATGTACCGCTTATACCGATTTCCTGTCGGATCGGTATGTAtcgcccataccgagcggtatgcttcGATATGGTGAACATTGCTGTCAGGTGCCAACTAACATGTAGATGCATGCCACGGAAAGTAAATCCTTGGTCATTCTCTTGTTTAGCTCTGCAGAAGTACTAATCTGTGGAGCTTGGATTGGTTCGTGGGCCTTGCTATTTTGATGTTGACTACCAATGAGATGCtcaataaatgaaaaaaattgtcCCTCAAAGAACTcaaaagatgacattctcatacaTTGCAATGGTTTATTACTAATCCTCGGTTGGACCAATAAATAATGATTGGAACTTAATAGTCCAATTCAGTATTTGATTCTCCTTCTAATGTAATATTGCATGTAAGTGCATGCTAGTAAGGCAATAATAGCTTAAGATTATAGAAGCTTTTCACTGTGCCATGCTTTATTAGGTACTTGGACTGACGAATTCTTCGGTGGACTTCTGGGGCACCTGGTCTTGAGTGTTTTTTTTCCTAGTGTGTGTAAATGAGCACTGATACTGGCAGAAGGAATGTATGATACTTGTCGGTTTTCAGCACAAAAAATGTGCTAATAAATTGCTATATTCAAAAAATTCTGAAATATCTGATTTGAATCCCAACTAAATGATATTATTAGGAAAACCACGGTTGTCTTTTTGTGATATGATAGCAGTACTAGTACATGTTTTTGTTTATGATCTTATTGACCTTTGTTTAGGTTCCTCAGCTTTCATAATCTATAATTTTTGACaccatattatatattttatcccACATATCAGAGTCACCTGCGATGATGAAGAGGAGCGAGCAAGTCGTAAAGCCTTGAGGGGATGCTCACGTTCTCCGTCCTGCAGAGGGTGTACAACATGCGTCTGTTTTGGATGCGAGACTTGCCGTTTCTCCGATTGCAGCTGTCAGACCTGCATTGATTTCACTCACAATTCAAAAAGCTAGCTTCATTCGACGGAGTATCATTTACCCTGCAACGATCACCACGACTAGCGCTATCAAGGCACCATCAGGAGACATTCTTGGTTCAATTATTGTCATGCAAAATTGAGTCCTCAGTCACATGGTTCAGTTTTTTCTTACTTTTGGCGACTGCATTCTCTCAGCCTTCAGGTGATGCTGAGAGATGTTTTGCCAATCTCACCATTGGCCTTTTCTTCTCCCTATTCTTCTTTAGAAAACATTGCTGATAGATGAAATGGGGAAAGCCATGGGTAGCCAAAATCATTTGGAGAACTGCAAAATGCATCTATTATAATCGTCTTTCCATTACATTTTTCTCAAAGGATCTTTGCTCCTCATCATATGTGCTCTCTGTTAGGCATGTCATTTATAACTTGCATGAGCATGTCTCCAATATGAGCCAATATCTTTGTGTTGTCATTTTTGGTACTGCTTCAGGGTTAAATAGTTGTAGAGGAAAATGTTATTTTATTTACTAAGATTGTTGAGCTCAGTGTTTCTTGGCCTCTAAATCACTTTTTTCACTGTATGAAAAAAGTCATCCAGTTGGAAAAAGAAGATTaaattacttctttttttttaccTAGAAACAGATTATGTGCCTTTGCAAGATTGTTCTATtggttgtcaaactcttatgacta
The DNA window shown above is from Musa acuminata AAA Group cultivar baxijiao chromosome BXJ2-4, Cavendish_Baxijiao_AAA, whole genome shotgun sequence and carries:
- the LOC135610679 gene encoding protein ULTRAPETALA 1-like codes for the protein MADGEGQDATSLFADEELCEMSGLKRGTDFVEVMCGCTSHRYGDAVGRLRVFASGDLEISCDCTPGCHEDKLTPAAFEKHSGRETARKWKSNVWVIVKGDKVPLSKTVLLKYYNQVSKAANGSHKGPNGRPCHRDEFVHCKRCNKERRFRLRTKEECRKYHDAVRNPNWKCSDSTFERVTCDDEEERASRKALRGCSRSPSCRGCTTCVCFGCETCRFSDCSCQTCIDFTHNSKS